A genomic region of Mesorhizobium sp. NZP2077 contains the following coding sequences:
- a CDS encoding 2OG-Fe(II) oxygenase: protein MNAHTKVATSVVEAAETRIAGYDWPALTTELDGFGCAVMEKLLSSEECRQIAGLYPEEKHFRSHIHMARHGFGKGEYRYFRYPLPDLVGGLRSALYPRLAEVANRWNERMGIALRYPGTHAAFLDQCHGAGQVRPTPLLLQYVPGDFNCLHQDLYGDLAFPLQVAVLLSEPGEDFTGGEFALTEQRPRMQSRVEVVPLRQGDAVAFAVHNRPVQGTRGNYRVNLRHGVSRLRSGMRHTVGIIFHDAK, encoded by the coding sequence ATGAACGCCCACACCAAGGTTGCCACATCCGTGGTGGAAGCCGCCGAGACACGCATCGCCGGTTACGACTGGCCGGCCCTGACCACCGAACTTGACGGCTTCGGCTGCGCGGTGATGGAAAAGCTGCTATCATCCGAAGAGTGCCGGCAGATCGCCGGCCTCTACCCTGAGGAAAAACATTTCCGCAGTCATATCCACATGGCCAGGCATGGTTTCGGCAAGGGCGAATACCGCTATTTCCGCTATCCCTTGCCCGACCTCGTCGGCGGGTTGCGCAGCGCGCTCTATCCCCGGCTCGCCGAGGTCGCCAACCGGTGGAACGAGCGTATGGGGATCGCCTTGCGCTATCCCGGCACGCATGCCGCGTTTCTCGACCAGTGCCATGGCGCCGGCCAGGTCAGGCCGACGCCGCTTTTGCTGCAATATGTCCCCGGCGACTTCAACTGCCTGCACCAGGACCTATATGGCGACCTCGCCTTCCCCTTGCAGGTGGCGGTCCTGCTCTCCGAACCGGGCGAGGATTTCACCGGCGGCGAGTTCGCGCTGACCGAACAGCGGCCGCGCATGCAGAGCCGGGTGGAAGTGGTGCCGCTGCGCCAGGGCGACGCCGTGGCCTTCGCCGTCCACAACCGGCCGGTGCAGGGAACCAGGGGCAATTACCGCGTCAATCTGCGCCACGGCGTCAGCCGCCTGCGCTCGGGCATGCGCCACACCGTCGGCATCATTTTTCACGATGCGAAGTGA
- a CDS encoding methylated-DNA--[protein]-cysteine S-methyltransferase yields the protein MNLMQTHMPARAPAALDIITYAIGQSAIGNILAARSHIGVCAILIGSDADTLEQDLANRFPGRVLVEDKTGLRDDLAAIARFIEAPGVGLDLPLDMRHGTPFQQRVWNELRAIPCGATITYTALARRLGQPNGARAAATACAANAIALGIPCHRVVRADGTLSGYRWGIERKRGLLDLEAAV from the coding sequence ATGAACCTCATGCAAACCCACATGCCGGCGAGAGCACCCGCCGCCCTCGACATCATCACCTACGCCATCGGCCAATCCGCGATCGGCAACATCCTGGCGGCGCGCAGCCATATTGGCGTCTGCGCCATCCTGATCGGCTCCGATGCCGATACGCTCGAGCAGGACCTCGCCAATCGCTTCCCCGGTAGGGTTCTAGTCGAAGACAAAACCGGGCTGCGCGACGATCTCGCGGCCATCGCCCGCTTCATCGAAGCGCCCGGCGTTGGCCTCGACCTGCCGCTCGACATGCGCCACGGCACGCCGTTCCAGCAGCGTGTGTGGAACGAGCTGCGCGCCATCCCTTGCGGCGCCACCATCACCTACACCGCGCTTGCCCGGCGGCTTGGCCAACCGAACGGCGCTCGCGCCGCGGCAACCGCCTGTGCCGCCAACGCGATCGCGCTCGGCATTCCTTGCCACCGTGTGGTCCGCGCCGACGGCACGCTGTCGGGCTACCGCTGGGGCATCGAGCGCAAGCGCGGCTTGCTGGACCTGGAGGCCGCGGTATGA
- the ada gene encoding bifunctional DNA-binding transcriptional regulator/O6-methylguanine-DNA methyltransferase Ada: protein MFITLAKNLKSTPLPVTDDPRWARVVARDKLADGAFWYSVATTGGYCRPSCPSRRANPGNVQLHDTLAQAKATGFRACRRCNPDGPSLEAGNAAMVADACRRIEQSEAEPSLCELADAAGRSAGYFHRVFKAISGLTPKDYAAAHRAARVRQGLEDGASVTTAIYDAGFNSSGRFYEKSTGMLGMTPTRYRAGGANEDIRFAVGESSLGAILVASSRKGVASILLGDDPDALVRDLQDRFPRARLIGGDRDYEALVARVVGFVEAPRLGLDLPLDVRGTAFQQRVWQALRDIPVGSTVSYAEIAERIGSPRATRAIAAACAANAHAMAIPCHRVIRNDGALSGYAWGVQRKRALLDREAISDKAHQSSRT from the coding sequence ATGTTCATCACCCTTGCCAAGAATCTGAAATCCACGCCGTTGCCGGTCACCGACGATCCGCGCTGGGCGCGCGTCGTCGCGCGCGACAAGTTGGCGGACGGCGCATTCTGGTATTCGGTGGCGACGACCGGTGGCTATTGCCGGCCCTCCTGCCCGTCGCGGCGGGCCAACCCCGGCAATGTGCAACTGCACGACACGCTGGCTCAGGCGAAGGCGACCGGCTTTCGCGCCTGCCGGCGCTGCAATCCGGATGGCCCTTCGCTGGAGGCCGGCAATGCGGCGATGGTCGCCGATGCCTGCCGCAGGATCGAGCAGAGCGAGGCGGAACCGTCGCTCTGCGAACTGGCTGATGCCGCCGGCCGCAGCGCCGGCTATTTCCACCGCGTCTTCAAGGCGATCAGCGGGCTGACGCCGAAGGACTATGCCGCGGCACACCGCGCCGCCCGAGTCCGCCAGGGGCTCGAAGACGGCGCCAGTGTGACCACGGCGATCTACGATGCCGGTTTCAATTCCAGCGGGCGCTTCTACGAGAAGTCCACCGGCATGCTCGGCATGACGCCGACGCGCTACCGCGCCGGCGGCGCCAACGAGGACATCCGCTTCGCCGTCGGTGAATCCTCGCTCGGCGCCATACTGGTCGCGTCGAGCCGAAAGGGCGTCGCCTCGATCCTGCTCGGCGACGACCCGGACGCGCTGGTGCGCGACCTGCAGGACCGTTTCCCCAGGGCGCGGCTGATCGGCGGCGACCGCGACTACGAGGCGCTGGTCGCCCGCGTCGTCGGCTTCGTCGAGGCCCCACGGCTCGGTCTCGACCTGCCGCTCGACGTGCGCGGCACCGCCTTCCAGCAGCGCGTCTGGCAAGCCCTTCGGGACATCCCGGTCGGCAGCACGGTTTCCTACGCCGAGATCGCCGAGCGCATCGGCTCGCCCAGAGCAACCCGCGCCATCGCCGCCGCCTGCGCCGCCAACGCGCATGCCATGGCCATTCCCTGCCACCGCGTCATCAGGAATGACGGCGCCCTGTCCGGCTACGCCTGGGGAGTCCAACGCAAGCGCGCGCTGCTCGACCGCGAGGCAATATCCGATAAAGCCCACCAGTCTTCGCGGACCTGA
- a CDS encoding helix-turn-helix domain-containing protein codes for MTQHGYKQFCPLSMAAEVLCTRWTMVLLRELVTGSTRFNDLRRGVPKMSPTLLSQRLKELELAGIVERKEIPGEKGIFDYRLTEAGRDLRPVVEAMGFWGQKWVESRLSLKNLDPSLLMWDMRRNLNPSPLPEGRTVIQFLYQDLPASKRSWWLIVEKHGEVDLCWYDPGFDVDLYVSTDLHTMTAIWMGLLTVEKAGAKVSLTGDQAIGKKMQTWLGLSPFAVEPKRAA; via the coding sequence ATGACCCAGCACGGATACAAGCAGTTCTGCCCGCTATCGATGGCCGCCGAGGTGCTGTGCACCCGTTGGACGATGGTGCTGCTGCGCGAATTGGTGACGGGTTCGACCCGCTTCAACGATTTGCGCCGCGGCGTGCCAAAGATGTCACCAACCCTTCTGTCGCAACGGCTGAAGGAGCTCGAGCTGGCGGGGATCGTCGAGCGCAAGGAGATCCCGGGCGAGAAGGGGATCTTCGACTACCGGCTGACCGAGGCCGGCCGCGATTTGCGCCCCGTCGTCGAGGCGATGGGTTTCTGGGGGCAAAAATGGGTCGAGTCCCGGCTGTCGCTCAAAAACCTCGATCCCTCGTTGCTGATGTGGGACATGCGGCGCAATTTGAACCCCTCGCCGCTACCCGAGGGACGCACGGTGATACAATTCCTGTATCAGGATCTCCCGGCGTCCAAACGGTCGTGGTGGCTGATCGTTGAGAAGCATGGCGAGGTCGACCTGTGCTGGTACGATCCGGGCTTCGATGTCGACCTCTACGTCTCGACGGACCTGCACACAATGACGGCGATCTGGATGGGATTGCTCACCGTCGAGAAGGCCGGCGCGAAGGTTTCCCTGACCGGCGACCAGGCCATCGGCAAAAAGATGCAGACCTGGCTTGGGTTGAGCCCGTTCGCGGTGGAGCCCAAGCGCGCGGCGTAG
- a CDS encoding DUF1330 domain-containing protein: MTAYVIADIKMKDPKWVPAYAASVHDIVHKHGGKYLSRSGNVKTLEGKPLDTTLIALMAFPSEAAARAFTNDPAYAPFVSARQGGSDSRFQLIDDTDLAGTIPYLPKG, from the coding sequence ATGACCGCTTACGTTATCGCAGACATCAAGATGAAGGATCCGAAATGGGTGCCGGCCTACGCCGCCTCGGTGCACGACATCGTCCACAAGCATGGCGGCAAATATCTGTCGCGCAGCGGCAATGTGAAGACGCTTGAAGGCAAGCCGCTCGATACCACGCTGATCGCCTTGATGGCGTTCCCGTCGGAAGCGGCGGCGCGCGCCTTCACCAACGATCCGGCCTACGCGCCTTTCGTCTCGGCGCGTCAGGGTGGCAGTGACAGCCGCTTCCAGCTGATCGACGACACCGATCTGGCGGGGACGATCCCGTACCTGCCGAAGGGATGA
- a CDS encoding phosphatase PAP2 family protein: MSMRTGQPDGDRRSFAIFDLDIAATRSGWLLTILCLAYALAALWLQPGRYLYLAQSYAQPFAFFLPALLAAGLGLLALTFARQSPTRFMLDMLRQRWLAAAPVILLFFLGITAFTAFKITIPAIVPFYADRMLAELDRGLHGGDPWIFAHSVVAEPISAVIFLGYGYGWHVQWFGTLLFVAFWNNPAGRLRYLWALALTTILCGTVLAMALSSTGPIFHDQFYGGDRFAALQTALAQNGYAASVHVYANYLLTAHASGRPELGGGISAMPSMHVAFVTLNAFFLSGFGRRWAIAGWSFAAFIMFGSVYTGWHYAVDGYLSILVVSVLWYLTGRFVLPQASRDTAGIGLPLPEPSSH; encoded by the coding sequence ATGAGTATGCGTACCGGGCAGCCGGACGGCGATCGCCGCTCCTTTGCCATTTTTGACCTGGACATCGCCGCGACCAGGAGCGGCTGGCTGTTGACCATTCTGTGCCTGGCCTACGCGCTGGCCGCGCTTTGGCTGCAGCCGGGCCGCTATTTGTACCTGGCGCAATCCTACGCCCAGCCGTTCGCCTTCTTCCTGCCCGCGCTTCTTGCCGCCGGCCTTGGCCTGTTGGCACTGACGTTTGCCCGGCAAAGCCCGACAAGGTTCATGCTCGATATGCTGAGGCAGCGCTGGCTGGCCGCCGCACCGGTGATCCTCCTGTTCTTTCTCGGTATCACCGCATTCACCGCCTTCAAGATCACCATTCCCGCCATCGTGCCGTTCTATGCCGACCGCATGCTGGCGGAGCTTGATCGTGGGCTGCATGGCGGCGATCCCTGGATATTTGCGCACAGCGTCGTTGCCGAACCCATCTCGGCCGTCATTTTCCTCGGCTACGGATATGGCTGGCACGTGCAATGGTTCGGCACCTTGCTGTTCGTCGCCTTCTGGAACAACCCGGCAGGACGTTTGCGTTATCTCTGGGCGCTCGCGCTGACGACGATCCTGTGCGGCACCGTCCTGGCCATGGCGCTGTCGTCCACCGGCCCGATTTTTCATGACCAGTTCTACGGTGGCGACCGGTTTGCCGCATTGCAGACCGCGCTGGCGCAGAACGGCTACGCCGCATCGGTCCACGTCTATGCCAACTATCTGCTTACGGCTCACGCAAGCGGCCGCCCCGAACTCGGCGGCGGCATCTCCGCCATGCCAAGCATGCATGTCGCCTTCGTTACGCTCAACGCGTTCTTCCTGAGCGGTTTCGGGCGCCGCTGGGCCATCGCCGGCTGGTCCTTTGCAGCATTCATCATGTTCGGCTCGGTTTACACCGGCTGGCACTATGCCGTTGACGGCTACCTCTCGATCCTGGTCGTGTCCGTGCTCTGGTACCTGACGGGCCGTTTCGTTCTGCCGCAGGCGAGCCGCGACACCGCCGGGATCGGACTGCCGCTGCCCGAACCGTCGTCGCATTGA
- a CDS encoding ester cyclase, with amino-acid sequence MTKQEDNKAVVVRWFTDFWGETCDLSVVDDIAAPDMLLRYSLHEPRRGRDDIKAFMTDFRAAFPDLNFWATADLIAEADYVVGQWEGGGTHTGPAFGDFLAGSLPAATGRAMRFTGTTVLKVIDGRIVEEIGLDDGIAALTQLGLIRIA; translated from the coding sequence ATGACCAAGCAAGAAGACAACAAGGCCGTCGTCGTCAGATGGTTCACCGACTTCTGGGGTGAAACCTGCGATCTGTCCGTCGTCGACGACATCGCCGCGCCCGACATGCTGCTCAGATATTCCTTGCATGAGCCGCGCCGCGGCCGCGACGACATCAAGGCCTTCATGACCGATTTCCGCGCCGCCTTCCCGGATCTCAACTTCTGGGCCACCGCCGATCTCATCGCCGAGGCCGACTATGTCGTCGGCCAATGGGAGGGCGGCGGCACGCATACCGGCCCGGCCTTCGGCGATTTCCTCGCCGGCTCGCTGCCCGCCGCCACCGGCCGCGCCATGCGCTTCACCGGCACCACCGTGCTGAAGGTGATCGACGGCCGGATCGTCGAGGAGATCGGCCTCGACGACGGCATCGCGGCGCTGACCCAGCTCGGCCTGATCAGGATCGCCTGA
- a CDS encoding EAL domain-containing protein, with the protein MARQGKKSRNGEFWALALERAHLGVWDWDIANGSCFYSPTWWRMLGYEEGELVDTADLWLRLTHPDDRERALASGNAHIAGQTEAIETELRLKHKLGHWVWVLDRGGIVERDTDGRPLRLMGVQTDISKQKAAEAELEQVNVRFRLALAASGTGIWHHDIATSKSYWDARTRDIFGLVADTDEVTADLWHTFLHPDDREATEQAHLPTPGSDAVTASQYRIIRRDGVVRHVESLVRFIASAGAAGQVLGTVRDITEDKLREQELAYAARHDALTGLWNRSAFDRLLADHIATGVPLAVFYVDLDYFKALNDFAGHAAGDLALMSVAAGIVRCLPPSAHAARLGGDEFALLVPHCDAAQAERLAGGILTAVRGADLGLAATARRLAASIGIAIVNDRATTVADALACADDACYAAKAAGRDRFAVFSAEANSGGLNAARLAADTVDAMEDGRLKLFGQEIHRLGRPWQENRHVEVLARLVGRNGKLIPPGEFIPAAERFGIAARLDRWIIRTALSLHGAALRSGALTLGFNLSAQTLSDPGLWNFVDSIIEQTGAPHSGIGFEITETAAVTNFDAAETFVRKARERRCKVSLDDFGAGMSSFEYLRRFPVDAIKIDGSFIEHIAESRFDREIVSAISGIARSVGCAVVAEKIEEPETLGILQAMGVDFGQGFLLHRPEPLEQIVARATGPASRAPARKAS; encoded by the coding sequence ATGGCGCGTCAGGGTAAGAAAAGTCGCAATGGAGAGTTTTGGGCGCTGGCGCTCGAACGCGCTCATCTCGGCGTCTGGGACTGGGATATTGCAAACGGCAGCTGCTTCTATTCGCCGACCTGGTGGCGCATGCTCGGCTATGAGGAGGGCGAGCTTGTCGACACGGCCGATCTCTGGCTGCGACTGACGCATCCGGACGACCGCGAGCGGGCACTGGCCAGCGGCAACGCCCACATTGCCGGTCAGACCGAGGCCATCGAGACCGAACTCCGGCTGAAGCACAAGCTGGGTCACTGGGTGTGGGTGCTCGACCGCGGCGGCATCGTCGAGCGCGACACCGACGGGCGGCCGCTGCGGCTGATGGGCGTGCAGACCGACATTTCGAAGCAGAAGGCGGCCGAGGCGGAGCTCGAACAGGTCAATGTGCGCTTCCGCCTGGCGCTCGCCGCCAGCGGTACCGGAATCTGGCACCACGACATCGCCACCAGCAAGAGCTATTGGGATGCCCGCACGAGGGACATATTCGGCCTCGTCGCCGACACCGACGAGGTGACGGCGGACCTCTGGCATACTTTCCTGCACCCCGACGACAGGGAAGCCACCGAGCAGGCGCATTTGCCGACGCCAGGCTCGGACGCAGTCACCGCCTCGCAGTACCGCATCATCAGGCGCGACGGCGTCGTCCGCCACGTCGAATCGCTGGTGCGCTTCATTGCCTCTGCCGGTGCTGCTGGCCAGGTCCTCGGCACGGTGCGCGACATCACCGAGGACAAATTGCGCGAGCAGGAACTCGCCTATGCGGCCCGTCACGATGCGCTGACCGGCCTGTGGAACCGCTCCGCCTTCGACAGGCTGCTTGCCGACCACATCGCCACGGGCGTGCCGCTGGCGGTGTTCTATGTCGATCTCGACTACTTCAAGGCGCTCAACGACTTCGCCGGCCACGCCGCCGGCGATCTGGCGCTGATGAGCGTGGCGGCCGGCATTGTCCGTTGCCTGCCGCCATCAGCGCATGCGGCGCGCCTCGGCGGCGACGAGTTCGCCCTGCTGGTGCCCCATTGCGACGCGGCGCAGGCCGAGCGGCTGGCCGGCGGCATACTGACGGCTGTGCGCGGCGCCGATCTCGGTCTTGCCGCGACCGCGCGGCGGCTCGCCGCAAGCATCGGCATCGCCATCGTCAACGACCGGGCCACCACGGTGGCCGACGCGCTGGCCTGTGCCGACGACGCCTGCTACGCGGCCAAGGCCGCCGGGCGCGATCGCTTCGCGGTGTTTTCGGCCGAGGCCAATTCCGGCGGCCTCAACGCGGCGCGGCTCGCCGCCGACACGGTCGACGCCATGGAGGACGGAAGGCTGAAACTGTTCGGCCAGGAGATCCACCGGCTGGGCCGGCCATGGCAGGAAAACCGCCATGTCGAGGTGCTGGCACGCCTTGTCGGGCGTAATGGCAAGCTGATCCCGCCCGGCGAATTCATACCGGCGGCGGAGCGCTTCGGCATTGCCGCCAGGCTCGATCGCTGGATCATCCGCACCGCGCTGTCGCTGCATGGCGCGGCGTTGCGCTCGGGCGCGCTGACGCTCGGCTTCAACCTGTCGGCGCAGACGCTGAGCGATCCCGGGCTGTGGAACTTCGTCGACAGCATCATCGAGCAAACCGGGGCGCCGCATTCCGGCATCGGTTTCGAGATCACCGAAACCGCAGCCGTCACCAATTTCGACGCCGCCGAGACGTTCGTGCGCAAGGCGCGCGAGCGGCGCTGCAAGGTCAGCCTCGACGATTTCGGCGCCGGCATGAGCTCGTTCGAATATCTCAGGCGCTTTCCTGTCGATGCCATCAAGATCGACGGCTCCTTTATCGAGCACATCGCCGAAAGCCGCTTCGACCGCGAGATCGTCTCGGCCATATCAGGCATTGCCCGCAGCGTCGGCTGCGCCGTCGTGGCCGAGAAGATCGAGGAACCAGAGACGCTCGGCATCCTGCAGGCGATGGGCGTCGATTTCGGTCAGGGCTTTCTCTTGCACCGGCCGGAACCGCTGGAGCAGATCGTGGCGCGTGCGACCGGGCCGGCAAGCCGGGCACCGGCGCGCAAGGCATCCTAA